The genomic window ACGGGGCGCGGTGCGCATCTACGCCGAGCCCGGCGTCCTCTCCTGCCTGCCGCTGACGGGTCTCGGCGCCGGCCGACCGGCGACCCGGGAGGACGAAGCCGCCGTAGTGGCCGAGCACGAGCGCCGGGTGCGGCGCGAGCGGTTGACGGCCGCCCTGGGCGACGTGCTGGAGCGCCTGGCCGGGCGCAAGCGCAAGCTGCGCGCCGACGCCGTCGCCGCCGTCGACAAGGCCGAGAACGCCGACGAGCTCCAGACGGCGGGGCAGTTGCTGCTGGCCCGGCCCAACGTCAAGGCCCCGGCGACGGCGGAGTTCGAGTTGCCCGACGGCGGCGTCGTCGAGTTGGATCCGGACAAGAGCTGGCTGGCCAACGCCCAGGAGCTGTTCGAGCGCGCCAAGCGCTACCGACGGGCTCGGGATTACGCCGCCAAGCTGGAGCGGCGGGCCGCCAAACTGGAGCGCGACTATGCAGAGGCCGCCGCCGCCCTGGAAGCCGACGCGCCCCTCGAGCGGGCCGCCGAAGTCTACCGCCGCTGGTGCGACGGCGCAGAAGGTGACGACAGGGGCCGGGGCGACCTGCCGGCCAAGGTCGGCCACCGCAGACTGCCCGGCGGTTTCGAGCTCTACTGGGGCCGCGACGGCAAGAGCAACGAGTTCGTCACCTTCAAGCTGGCCCGTCCCGGCGACGTGTGGTTCCACGTCCAGCAGGGTCCCGGGGCCCACGTGATCGTCAAGCGACCCCGGCGCGAGGCCCAACTGCCGCCGGCGGTCATCGAGCGCGCCGCCCGCACCGCCCTGCGCCACTCCAAGATGCGCACCTCGAGCCACGTGCCGATCGTCTACACCGAGCGGCGCTACGTCCGCCACCGGCGGGGCGCGCCGGGGGCCGTCTTCTACGAGCGCGAGAAGGTGATCTCCCTCGACGGCGATTTCTGAGCCGTTTGTAGCGGAACCGGCGCCGCCGCGACGGCGCAATTGCAAACCTGGCCCCGCGGCCGGGTGTTGTTCAGCCCTCCACCAGGCGCCGCACCAGGACGCGCAGCTTGCGCTGGTTGCGCGCCAGGGTGAAGCGCCGCAGCACGGTCCGCCGCCCGCGGGCCGCCAGGCGCCGGGCCCTTTGCGGCTCCCGCAGCAAGCGCTCCAGGGCGTCGGCCAGGCGGAGGTGGTCCCCCGGCGGGACCAGCAGGCCGTCGACGCCGTCGGTGATGATCTCCGGGATGCCGCCGGCGGCCGCGCCGACGACGGGGCGCTCCAGGGCCAGGGACTCGATGACGATCCGGCCGAAGGGCTCGAAGTCGCTGGGTACGGCCACGGCGTCGGCCAGGCCGAGGTAGGGCCGGACGTCGGCAACGAAGCCGGTGCGGACCAGCCCGTCGGCCAGGCCGGTCTCGGCGACGACGGCGGCGAAATCGGCGCTGCTGCCGGGGTGGATGTCCTCCTGCAGCTCGCCGACGACGAGGAGCTTGACGTCGTCCAGGCCCCGGCGCCGCAACTCGGCCGCGGCGCGCAAGACCAGGTCCGGGCGCTTCCAGGGCACGATCCGGCCGCAGAAGACCACCACTCGGCAATCCTCGAGCCCCAGGCTCCGGCGCAGGGCCGGAGCGGGGGGGCGGGGGGCGAAGCGCGCCGGATCGACGCCGTTGTAGATGAGGAAAGTCTTGTCGGGACGCCGCCGTCCCCGGGGGAAGCAGCGTTCCAGCACCGCCCGGCTGATGACCACGAAGGCGTCGCTGAGCTGGAAGGCCAGGCGGTTGACCGGTCCGACGCTGCGCCAGTCGCGGACGTAGCCCAGCACCTTGACCGGCAGACCGACGGCGGCCAGGGCGGCGGCCAGCCGGCCCTTCATCGTCTCGCTGTACAGCAGGTCCGGACGCTCGCGCCGCAGCAGACGGCGCAGTTTCAGTACGCTGCGCAGCAGGGCCAGGAGGAGCTTGAGCGGATTGCCCAGGCCGCGGATCTCGGTGTAGGAGGGCACCACCACGGGCTCGCAGCGCACGCCCCGCGAGCCGTAGAGCTCGAGGAAGGCCGCGTCGCGCTGGCCGTAGGCCGCCACGGCCTCCCACTCCGGCAGCAGGCCCTCGAGGAAGCCCAGCAGGCTGCGGTGGCTGCCGCCGACGGAGGCGTAGGGCAGGTAGCAGAGGATTTTGCGTTGGTCGGTCATCCGTGATGACCAGCCTACCCGACCAGTTCCCGCCTGTCAACGCCGGGGGCTGGAGAAACGGGGGGCCGCGGCCCCCCGTCGTTTATCCGGTTCTGTCTTCGTCGAGCGGCTGCTTGGCGGTTGGGTAACCCGTGGCGCCCTAGAATGTAAACACCAGATCGACGACACCGCCGACGGACACCGGCGATTCCTCCAGCTCGGCGGTCCCGCCGTCGTACTCCACCTCGCTGGTGGCGTTGTAGTGCAGCAGGGCGCCCACGCCGACGCCGAAGCCGCCGCCGAAGCAGAAATCGGCCCCCACGGTCAGATCGGCGCCGAAGCTGCCGCCGCTGCACTCGAAGGTGTAGTAGGCGTAATCGTCCTCGCGATCCATCGTCAGGTTGGTCAGGGCGTAGCCCAGACCGGCGGCGACGTAGGGCCGCACCGTGCCCTTGGTCAGGATGTTGAACTTGAAGCCCGGACCGACCAGCAGCTCCAGCCAGGTGTTGGTGGCCGGGTAGTAGCCGGCGTAGTCGAACTCGTCGGTGTAGGTCTGCAGCGAGAGGTAGAGCCCGGCGCCGAAGGCCTTGGAGAAGAAGTAGTTGAAGCCCAGGCGGCCGCCGATGTGCAATCCCTCGGTCCAGCCGTCGGGCTCGATGCCGTCGTAGGCGCCGTTGATCGAGACGCCGAACAGTCCGCCGACGTAGAGGCCGAAGTCGCCGCCGCCGCTGGGTCGGCTGGTGGTGGTCGTCGTCGTGGTGGTTTCGTGCTCGTCGGGTTCGGCGCCGACGCGGACCTTGTCGCCCACGGTCAGCATGGTCACCGGGGTGTAGTACTGGGTCACCCGGGCCTCGGAGAGCTCGTCGGCGATGACCGAGGAGACCTCGGCGCTGGCCAGCTCCTCGATGTCGCGCCCCAGGAACAGGCCCGTCTCCGGGTGGTAGTATTCTTCGCCCAGGCGGTAGATGGTCACCTCGTCGCCCACATCGGTGCCCTCCTG from Candidatus Coatesbacteria bacterium includes these protein-coding regions:
- a CDS encoding DUF814 domain-containing protein yields the protein MYDGLTLGAYLEAWRPFLSGARLLDVVQLDAVDRRTNKALENDLRDGEALVIGLANGREERELVFAVPGRYAGLFLWEDVRLRRSKPQSRRRAGELAYLKRLLCGDRISTVRQHGRDRLVDFVLDGSDELGEPRRTTATFMLTGRRANLVLRRDGEVFRSWRPGVRYGEPFKAPPGGVDGLGEFLRRRRSGEFEPRRKRSLAGELVARVDGFSFRAVEELFRRLGLSGDVAFGELDDETLDRLAAAGDALLAERGAVRIYAEPGVLSCLPLTGLGAGRPATREDEAAVVAEHERRVRRERLTAALGDVLERLAGRKRKLRADAVAAVDKAENADELQTAGQLLLARPNVKAPATAEFELPDGGVVELDPDKSWLANAQELFERAKRYRRARDYAAKLERRAAKLERDYAEAAAALEADAPLERAAEVYRRWCDGAEGDDRGRGDLPAKVGHRRLPGGFELYWGRDGKSNEFVTFKLARPGDVWFHVQQGPGAHVIVKRPRREAQLPPAVIERAARTALRHSKMRTSSHVPIVYTERRYVRHRRGAPGAVFYEREKVISLDGDF
- a CDS encoding glycosyltransferase, producing MTDQRKILCYLPYASVGGSHRSLLGFLEGLLPEWEAVAAYGQRDAAFLELYGSRGVRCEPVVVPSYTEIRGLGNPLKLLLALLRSVLKLRRLLRRERPDLLYSETMKGRLAAALAAVGLPVKVLGYVRDWRSVGPVNRLAFQLSDAFVVISRAVLERCFPRGRRRPDKTFLIYNGVDPARFAPRPPAPALRRSLGLEDCRVVVFCGRIVPWKRPDLVLRAAAELRRRGLDDVKLLVVGELQEDIHPGSSADFAAVVAETGLADGLVRTGFVADVRPYLGLADAVAVPSDFEPFGRIVIESLALERPVVGAAAGGIPEIITDGVDGLLVPPGDHLRLADALERLLREPQRARRLAARGRRTVLRRFTLARNQRKLRVLVRRLVEG